Proteins encoded by one window of Sphaerodactylus townsendi isolate TG3544 linkage group LG02, MPM_Stown_v2.3, whole genome shotgun sequence:
- the LOC125427096 gene encoding zinc finger protein 208-like isoform X5 → MASCREGPLLAPVSRREGGSGSCMRSAVSFEEVAVFFTEEEWALLDSGQRKLYREVMERNYKTVGFLRNYLSQKALQVPERSILPIVAVQGAVFPREEKICNMEFHQVSLLSCFPRLEGEFGSCASAGKTPTVSFEEVAVFFTEEEWTLLDPGQRKLFWEVMEENYETVTSLAAGVREMVTEKVSRRLVVGKDKDLQMEAKSGDQTASKQKRRKKREAKEKQKKKLADFQSRNQPEISAQEEIQQRNTRHKGALKDSRFRWNTYKCLECGKSFSCSSSLTKHQKLHRRQKPYKSPECGKCFSHNVQFTAHQKVHLGEKPYKCLECGKCFTWKSRLTVHHRVHIGVKPYECLECGMCFSQSDQLNVHHRVHTGEKTYKCLECGKCFTWKSQLTGHQKVHTGEKSYKCLECGKNFSYICHLRTHQWVHFKKKELYKCLECGKSFSCNRNLISHQRIHTGEKPYNCLECEKCFKRKDQLTVHHRIHTGEKPYKCLECGKTFSCNRNLISHQRIHTGEKPYNCLECEKCFTRKDQLAVHHRIHTGEKPYKCLECGKTFSCNRNLISHQRVHTGEKPYKSLECGNSFSCQSNLTKHQMVHTGEKPYKCLECGKCFTRKDQLTIHQRVHSGEKPYKCLECGKCFTRKDQLAVHHRIHTGEKPYKCQECGKSFSSQSNLTKHQMVHTGEKPYKCLECGKCFSRNSHLTIHQRVHTGEKPYKCLECGKCFSRSSRLSVHQRIHTGEKPYKCLECGKFFSRSDQLNVHQRVHTGEKPYKCLECEKTFSFNSGLSKHQRIHTGEKPYKCLECGKCFSQSSQLTVHQRVHRGEKPYKCLECGKCFSQSSQLTVHQRVHIGEKPYKCLECGKCFFRNSQLTKHQRVHTGEKPYKCLECGKCFSQISHLTVHQRVHTGEKPYKCLECGKCFSRSAQLIIHQRVHTGEKPYKCMECGKSFIRIDQLTVHHRVHTGEKPYKCQECGKTFSSSYAVRTHQWVHTGEKPYKCLECEKTYSRKSDLTQHQRIHTGEKPYKCLECGKCFTWNGQLTMHHRVHTGEKPYKCQECKKTFSLNRDLRKHQWVHIGEKPYKCLECGNTFSCNGDLDKHQRVHTGEKPCKCLECGKSFSHNGQLTKHQRVHTGEKPYKCLECGKCFSQSSHLTIHQRIHTVEKPYKCLECGKIFSCNGDLRKHKRIHTGEKPYTCLECGKSFSRNDHLNLHQRVHTGEKPYKCLECGKSFSRNGHLKVHQWVHTGEKPYKCLECGKSFTLNGYLTVHQRVHTGEKPYKCLECGKNFSYSRDLRTHQSVHKGEEPYKCMECGKSMSSNRTFRIHQRIHTGEKPYKCLECGKCFSQKGQLTDHQWVHTGEKPYKCLECGKSFPCKSSLSKHQRVHSGEKPYKCLECEKTFSSNYALNHHQRIHTGEKPYKCLECGKSFSWNDRLNVHQRVHTGEKPYKCLECGKSFSRNRRLKIHQRVHISNPRFPLVIRPRIIKPKPMNTEATFSIGINVNPINPF, encoded by the exons ATGGCGTCCTGTCGGGAGGGTCCTCTCCTGGCTCCCGTCTCCCGGCGGGAGGGAGGATCCGGCTCTTGCATG AGATCTGCAGTGTCCTTTGAGGAGGTCGCCGTGTTCTTCACGGAGGAggaatgggctctgctggattCAGGGCAAAGAAAACTCTACCGGGAAGTTATGGAGCGAAATTACAAGACAGTGGGCTTTCTGA GGAACTACCTTTCCCAGAAGGCCTTGCAAGTGCCAGAGAGGTCAATCTTGCCTATTGTCGCTGTCCAGGGAGCAGTTTTTCCTAGAGAAGAAAAAATATGCAATATGGAATTCCACCAagtctctcttctttcttgtttcccCCGGCTGGAGGGAGAGTTTGGTTCTTGCGCATCTGCAGGAAAG acacCCACAGTGTCCTTTGAGGAGGTCGCCGTGTTCTTCACGGAGGAGGAGTGGACTCTGCTGGATCCAGGCCAAAGAAAACTCTTCTGGGAAGTTATGGAGGAAAATTATGAGACCGTCACCTCTCTGG ctgcaggaGTGAGGGAGATGGTAACAGAAAAGGTTTCAAGAAggcttgttgtggggaaagacaAAGACCTGCAGATGGAAGCGAAATCTGGAGATCAAACGGCGTCAAAGCAAAAGcgcagaaagaaaagagaagcaaaagagaagcaaaagaagaaattgGCTGACTTTCAGAGCAGAAATCAACCTGAGATCTCAGCCCAAGAGGAAATACAGCAGAGAAACACAAGGCATAAGGGTGCATTAAAAGACTCAAGGTTCCGCTGGAACACATATAAATGCctagagtgtgggaagagcttctctTGCAGTAGCAGCCTAACTAAGCATCAGAAGCTTCACAGAAGGCAAAAGCCATATAAGTCTCCGGAGTGTGGAAAATGCTTCTCTCATAATGTTCAATTTACTGCCCATCAAAAGGTTCACCTGggtgagaagccatataaatgtctggaatgTGGAAAGTGTTTCACCTGGAAAAGTCGGCTAACTGTACATCACAGGGTTCACATAGGGGTGAAGCCTTatgaatgcctggagtgtggaatgTGCTTCTCGCAGAGTGACCAACTAAATGTACATCAcagggttcacacaggggagaagacttataaatgtctggaatgtggaaagtgcttcacCTGGAAAAGTCAGCTAACTGgacatcaaaaggttcacacaggggagaagtcttataaatgtttggaatgtggaaagaattTCTCTTATATTTGTCACTTAAGAACACATCAAtgggttcattttaaaaaaaaggaactttataaatgcctggagtgtggaaagagcttctcttGCAATCGCAACCTAATATcacatcaaaggattcacacaggggagaagccttaTAATTGCTTGGAGTGTGAAAAGTGCTTCAAAAGGAAAGATCAACTAACTGTACATCACAGGATTCATACGGGGGAGAAGccttacaaatgcctggagtgtggaaagaccttCTCTTGCAATCGCAACCTAATATcacatcaaaggattcacacaggggagaagccttaTAATTGCTTGGAGTGTGAAAAGTGCTTCACTAGGAAAGATCAACTAGCTGTACATCACAGGATTCATACGGGGGAGAAGccttacaaatgcctggagtgtggaaagaccttCTCTTGCAATCGCAACCTAATATCACATCagagggttcacacaggggagaagccttaTAAGagcctggagtgtggaaacagCTTCTCTTGCCAAAGCAATCTAACTAAACATCAaatggttcacacaggggagaagccatataaatgcttggagtgtggaaagtgcttcactCGGAAAGATCAACTAACTATACACCAGAGGGTACACagtggagagaagccatataaatgcttggagtgtggaaagtgcttcactAGGAAAGATCAACTAGCTGTACATCACAGGATTCATACGGGGGAGAAG CCTTATAAATGccaggaatgtggaaagagcttctctaGCCAAAGCAATCTAACTAAACATCAGatggttcacacaggggagaagccatataaatgcttggagtgtggaaagtgtttcTCTCGAAATAGCCATTTAACTATACATCAGAgggttcacactggggagaagccatacaaatgcctggagtgtggaaaatgctTCTCTCGAAGTAGCCGACTAAGTGTacatcaaaggattcacactggggagaagccatacaaatgcctggagtgtggaaagttcTTCTCGCGGAGCGACCAACTAAATGTACATCagagggttcacacaggggagaagccttacaaatgcctggagtgtgaaaAGACCTTCTCTTTTAATAGTGGCCTAAGTAAACATCAAAGGATCCACACTggtgagaagccatataaatgcttggagtgtggaaagtgcttctcacAAAGTAGCCAACTAACTGTACATCAAAGGGTTCAcagaggagagaaaccatataaatgtttggagtgtggaaagtgcttctctcaaaGTAGCCAACTAACTGTACATCAAAGGGTTCACataggggagaagccatataaatgcttggagtgtggaaagtgcttctttcGAAATAGCCAACTAACGAAACATCAGAgggttcacactggggagaaaccatataaatgcttggagtgtggaaagtgcttctctcaaaTTAGCCACCTAACTGTACATCAGAGggttcacactggagagaaaccatataaatgcctggagtgtgggaagtgCTTCTCGCGGAGTGCCCAACTAATCATACATCagagggttcacacaggggagaagccttaTAAATgcatggaatgtggaaagagcttcattCGGATTGATCAGCTAACTGTTCATCAcagggttcacacaggggagaagccatataaatgccaggagtgtggaaagaccTTCTCCTCCAGTTACGCTGTAAGAACACATCAgtgggttcacacaggggagaagccttaCAAATGTCTGGAGTGTGAAAAGACCTACTCTCGTAAAAGTGATCTAACTCaacatcaaaggattcacacaggtgagaagccatataaatgcttggagtgtggaaagtgcttcactTGGAACGGTCAGCTAACTATGCATCACAgggttcacacaggagagaagccttacaaatgccaggagtgtaAAAAGACCTTCTCTCTTAATCGTGACCTAAGGAAACATCAGTGGGTTCACataggagagaagccatataaatgcttggagtgtggaaacacctTCTCTTGTAATGGTGACTTAGATAaacatcaaagggttcacactggagagaagccatgtaagtgcctggagtgtggaaagagcttctctcATAATGGTCAACTAACGAAACATCAGAGGGTTCACAcgggggagaagccatataaatgtttggagtgtggaaagtgcttttctCAAAGTAGCCACCTAACTATACATCAGAGGATTCACACTgtagagaagccatataaatgcttggagtgtggaaagatcTTCTCTTGTAATGGTGACCTAAGAAAACATAAAAG gattcacacaggggagaagccatatacatgcttggagtgtggaaagagcttctcgCGGAATGACCACCTAAACTTACATCAacgggttcacacaggggagaagccatataaatgcttggagtgtggaaagagcttctcacGGAATGGCCATCTAAAAGTACATCAgtgggttcacacaggggagaagccatataaatgtctggaatgtggaaagagcttcactcTGAATGGTTATCTAACTGTACATCAGAGGgttcatacaggggagaagccTTATAAATGCCTTGAATGTGGAAAGAACTTTTCTTATAGTCGTGACTTAAGAACACATCAATCGGTTCACAAAGGTGAGGAACCTTATAAATgcatggaatgtggaaagagcatGTCTTCCAATCGCACCTTTAGAATacatcaaaggattcacacaggggagaagccatataaatgcctagagtgtggaaagtgcttctctcagaaaGGCCAATTAACTGATCATCAGTGGgttcatacaggggagaagccatataaatgcctggagtgtggaaagagcttccctTGCAAAAGCAGCCTAAGTAAACATCAAAGGGTTCactctggggagaagccatataaatgcctggagtgtgaaaAGACCTTCTCTTCTAATTATGCTCTAAATCAtcatcaaaggattcacacaggggagaagccatataaatgcttggagtgtggaaagagcttctcgTGGAATGACCGACTAAACGTACATCAACGGGTTCACACGGGggaaaagccatataaatgcctggaatgtggaaagagcttctcacGGAATCGCCGTCTAAAAATACATCAACGGGTTCACATTAGTAATCCTCGGTTTCCGTTAGTAATCCGTCCGAGAATAAtcaaaccgaaaccgatgaacaCAGAGGCaaccttttccataggaatcaatgtaaatccaattaatccattctag
- the LOC125427096 gene encoding zinc finger protein 721-like isoform X13: protein MASCREGPLLAPVSRREGGSGSCMRSAVSFEEVAVFFTEEEWALLDSGQRKLYREVMERNYKTVGFLRNYLSQKALQVPERSILPIVAVQGAVFPREEKICNMEFHQVSLLSCFPRLEGEFGSCASAGKTPTVSFEEVAVFFTEEEWTLLDPGQRKLFWEVMEENYETVTSLAAGVREMVTEKVSRRLVVGKDKDLQMEAKSGDQTASKQKRRKKREAKEKQKKKLADFQSRNQPEISAQEEIQQRNTRHKGALKDSRFRWNTYKCLECGKSFSCSSSLTKHQKLHRRQKPYKSPECGKCFSHNVQFTAHQKVHLGEKPYKCLECGKCFTWKSRLTVHHRVHIGVKPYECLECGMCFSQSDQLNVHHRVHTGEKTYKCLECGKCFTWKSQLTGHQKVHTGEKSYKCLECGKNFSYICHLRTHQWVHFKKKELYKCLECGKSFSCNRNLISHQRIHTGEKPYNCLECEKCFKRKDQLTVHHRIHTGEKPYKCLECGKTFSCNRNLISHQRIHTGEKPYNCLECEKCFTRKDQLAVHHRIHTGEKPYKCLECGKTFSCNRNLISHQRVHTGEKPYKSLECGNSFSCQSNLTKHQMVHTGEKPYKCLECGKCFTRKDQLTVHQRVHTGEKPYKCLECEKTFSFNSGLSKHQRIHTGEKPYKCLECGKCFSQSSQLTVHQRVHRGEKPYKCLECGKCFSQSSQLTVHQRVHIGEKPYKCLECGKCFFRNSQLTKHQRVHTGEKPYKCLECGKCFSQISHLTVHQRVHTGEKPYKCLECGKCFSRSAQLIIHQRVHTGEKPYKCMECGKSFIRIDQLTVHHRVHTGEKPYKCQECGKTFSSSYAVRTHQWVHTGEKPYKCLECEKTYSRKSDLTQHQRIHTGEKPYKCLECGKCFTWNGQLTMHHRVHTGEKPYKCQECKKTFSLNRDLRKHQWVHIGEKPYKCLECGNTFSCNGDLDKHQRVHTGEKPCKCLECGKSFSHNGQLTKHQRVHTGEKPYKCLECGKCFSQSSHLTIHQRIHTVEKPYKCLECGKIFSCNGDLRKHKRIHTGEKPYTCLECGKSFSRNDHLNLHQRVHTGEKPYKCLECGKSFSRNGHLKVHQWVHTGEKPYKCLECGKSFTLNGYLTVHQRVHTGEKPYKCLECGKNFSYSRDLRTHQSVHKGEEPYKCMECGKSMSSNRTFRIHQRIHTGEKPYKCLECGKCFSQKGQLTDHQWVHTGEKPYKCLECGKSFPCKSSLSKHQRVHSGEKPYKCLECEKTFSSNYALNHHQRIHTGEKPYKCLECGKSFSWNDRLNVHQRVHTGEKPYKCLECGKSFSRNRRLKIHQRVHISNPRFPLVIRPRIIKPKPMNTEATFSIGINVNPINPF from the exons ATGGCGTCCTGTCGGGAGGGTCCTCTCCTGGCTCCCGTCTCCCGGCGGGAGGGAGGATCCGGCTCTTGCATG AGATCTGCAGTGTCCTTTGAGGAGGTCGCCGTGTTCTTCACGGAGGAggaatgggctctgctggattCAGGGCAAAGAAAACTCTACCGGGAAGTTATGGAGCGAAATTACAAGACAGTGGGCTTTCTGA GGAACTACCTTTCCCAGAAGGCCTTGCAAGTGCCAGAGAGGTCAATCTTGCCTATTGTCGCTGTCCAGGGAGCAGTTTTTCCTAGAGAAGAAAAAATATGCAATATGGAATTCCACCAagtctctcttctttcttgtttcccCCGGCTGGAGGGAGAGTTTGGTTCTTGCGCATCTGCAGGAAAG acacCCACAGTGTCCTTTGAGGAGGTCGCCGTGTTCTTCACGGAGGAGGAGTGGACTCTGCTGGATCCAGGCCAAAGAAAACTCTTCTGGGAAGTTATGGAGGAAAATTATGAGACCGTCACCTCTCTGG ctgcaggaGTGAGGGAGATGGTAACAGAAAAGGTTTCAAGAAggcttgttgtggggaaagacaAAGACCTGCAGATGGAAGCGAAATCTGGAGATCAAACGGCGTCAAAGCAAAAGcgcagaaagaaaagagaagcaaaagagaagcaaaagaagaaattgGCTGACTTTCAGAGCAGAAATCAACCTGAGATCTCAGCCCAAGAGGAAATACAGCAGAGAAACACAAGGCATAAGGGTGCATTAAAAGACTCAAGGTTCCGCTGGAACACATATAAATGCctagagtgtgggaagagcttctctTGCAGTAGCAGCCTAACTAAGCATCAGAAGCTTCACAGAAGGCAAAAGCCATATAAGTCTCCGGAGTGTGGAAAATGCTTCTCTCATAATGTTCAATTTACTGCCCATCAAAAGGTTCACCTGggtgagaagccatataaatgtctggaatgTGGAAAGTGTTTCACCTGGAAAAGTCGGCTAACTGTACATCACAGGGTTCACATAGGGGTGAAGCCTTatgaatgcctggagtgtggaatgTGCTTCTCGCAGAGTGACCAACTAAATGTACATCAcagggttcacacaggggagaagacttataaatgtctggaatgtggaaagtgcttcacCTGGAAAAGTCAGCTAACTGgacatcaaaaggttcacacaggggagaagtcttataaatgtttggaatgtggaaagaattTCTCTTATATTTGTCACTTAAGAACACATCAAtgggttcattttaaaaaaaaggaactttataaatgcctggagtgtggaaagagcttctcttGCAATCGCAACCTAATATcacatcaaaggattcacacaggggagaagccttaTAATTGCTTGGAGTGTGAAAAGTGCTTCAAAAGGAAAGATCAACTAACTGTACATCACAGGATTCATACGGGGGAGAAGccttacaaatgcctggagtgtggaaagaccttCTCTTGCAATCGCAACCTAATATcacatcaaaggattcacacaggggagaagccttaTAATTGCTTGGAGTGTGAAAAGTGCTTCACTAGGAAAGATCAACTAGCTGTACATCACAGGATTCATACGGGGGAGAAGccttacaaatgcctggagtgtggaaagaccttCTCTTGCAATCGCAACCTAATATCACATCagagggttcacacaggggagaagccttaTAAGagcctggagtgtggaaacagCTTCTCTTGCCAAAGCAATCTAACTAAACATCAaatggttcacacaggggagaagccatataaatgcttggagtgtggaaagtgcttcactCGGAAAGATCAACTAACT GTACATCagagggttcacacaggggagaagccttacaaatgcctggagtgtgaaaAGACCTTCTCTTTTAATAGTGGCCTAAGTAAACATCAAAGGATCCACACTggtgagaagccatataaatgcttggagtgtggaaagtgcttctcacAAAGTAGCCAACTAACTGTACATCAAAGGGTTCAcagaggagagaaaccatataaatgtttggagtgtggaaagtgcttctctcaaaGTAGCCAACTAACTGTACATCAAAGGGTTCACataggggagaagccatataaatgcttggagtgtggaaagtgcttctttcGAAATAGCCAACTAACGAAACATCAGAgggttcacactggggagaaaccatataaatgcttggagtgtggaaagtgcttctctcaaaTTAGCCACCTAACTGTACATCAGAGggttcacactggagagaaaccatataaatgcctggagtgtgggaagtgCTTCTCGCGGAGTGCCCAACTAATCATACATCagagggttcacacaggggagaagccttaTAAATgcatggaatgtggaaagagcttcattCGGATTGATCAGCTAACTGTTCATCAcagggttcacacaggggagaagccatataaatgccaggagtgtggaaagaccTTCTCCTCCAGTTACGCTGTAAGAACACATCAgtgggttcacacaggggagaagccttaCAAATGTCTGGAGTGTGAAAAGACCTACTCTCGTAAAAGTGATCTAACTCaacatcaaaggattcacacaggtgagaagccatataaatgcttggagtgtggaaagtgcttcactTGGAACGGTCAGCTAACTATGCATCACAgggttcacacaggagagaagccttacaaatgccaggagtgtaAAAAGACCTTCTCTCTTAATCGTGACCTAAGGAAACATCAGTGGGTTCACataggagagaagccatataaatgcttggagtgtggaaacacctTCTCTTGTAATGGTGACTTAGATAaacatcaaagggttcacactggagagaagccatgtaagtgcctggagtgtggaaagagcttctctcATAATGGTCAACTAACGAAACATCAGAGGGTTCACAcgggggagaagccatataaatgtttggagtgtggaaagtgcttttctCAAAGTAGCCACCTAACTATACATCAGAGGATTCACACTgtagagaagccatataaatgcttggagtgtggaaagatcTTCTCTTGTAATGGTGACCTAAGAAAACATAAAAG gattcacacaggggagaagccatatacatgcttggagtgtggaaagagcttctcgCGGAATGACCACCTAAACTTACATCAacgggttcacacaggggagaagccatataaatgcttggagtgtggaaagagcttctcacGGAATGGCCATCTAAAAGTACATCAgtgggttcacacaggggagaagccatataaatgtctggaatgtggaaagagcttcactcTGAATGGTTATCTAACTGTACATCAGAGGgttcatacaggggagaagccTTATAAATGCCTTGAATGTGGAAAGAACTTTTCTTATAGTCGTGACTTAAGAACACATCAATCGGTTCACAAAGGTGAGGAACCTTATAAATgcatggaatgtggaaagagcatGTCTTCCAATCGCACCTTTAGAATacatcaaaggattcacacaggggagaagccatataaatgcctagagtgtggaaagtgcttctctcagaaaGGCCAATTAACTGATCATCAGTGGgttcatacaggggagaagccatataaatgcctggagtgtggaaagagcttccctTGCAAAAGCAGCCTAAGTAAACATCAAAGGGTTCactctggggagaagccatataaatgcctggagtgtgaaaAGACCTTCTCTTCTAATTATGCTCTAAATCAtcatcaaaggattcacacaggggagaagccatataaatgcttggagtgtggaaagagcttctcgTGGAATGACCGACTAAACGTACATCAACGGGTTCACACGGGggaaaagccatataaatgcctggaatgtggaaagagcttctcacGGAATCGCCGTCTAAAAATACATCAACGGGTTCACATTAGTAATCCTCGGTTTCCGTTAGTAATCCGTCCGAGAATAAtcaaaccgaaaccgatgaacaCAGAGGCaaccttttccataggaatcaatgtaaatccaattaatccattctag